One segment of Acetoanaerobium noterae DNA contains the following:
- a CDS encoding TasA family protein, producing the protein MLQRKMLMSIASVLVLVALIAGATMAWFTDSQTVAATFTAGTVEVGITDPTDIDIVNPGDIIKFGEPQDAGYYHGFDEDREIPQGGYDRALKISYTGTKAAYVRVLVGAGWVGELANTNLTLEGVEGSHWVLQEDMVDGKYVFLLDGILNGADEDFGVYDLADVENVPFIVTIDGAGTGNEYQGAALDMEFEVQAVQAANVDQLNPPFETVPET; encoded by the coding sequence ATGTTACAAAGAAAAATGCTAATGAGTATAGCTTCTGTGTTGGTTTTAGTAGCTCTTATTGCTGGGGCAACTATGGCGTGGTTTACTGATAGTCAAACTGTAGCTGCAACATTTACTGCAGGTACTGTAGAAGTAGGAATTACTGATCCTACAGATATAGACATTGTTAATCCTGGAGACATCATTAAATTTGGAGAACCTCAAGATGCTGGATATTATCATGGGTTTGATGAGGACAGAGAAATTCCTCAAGGTGGATATGATAGAGCGCTTAAGATCAGCTATACAGGCACCAAAGCAGCTTACGTAAGAGTATTAGTAGGTGCTGGATGGGTTGGAGAATTAGCTAATACAAATCTTACACTTGAAGGAGTAGAAGGAAGTCATTGGGTACTTCAAGAAGATATGGTTGATGGAAAATATGTTTTCCTACTTGATGGTATCTTAAATGGAGCTGATGAAGATTTTGGAGTTTATGATTTAGCAGATGTTGAAAATGTACCTTTTATAGTAACTATTGATGGTGCAGGAACTGGAAATGAGTATCAAGGCGCAGCACTAGATATGGAATTTGAAGTTCAAGCTGTTCAAGCTGCAAACGTAGATCAACTTAATCCTCCATTTGAAACAGTACCAGAAACTTAA
- a CDS encoding signal peptidase I gives MLKKITSILFNSIFIIVTVVSLVFVYTMLQNAGRIPDIMGYRLYVVQSGSMEPDIQTGSLVISKRVSPKDLVIGDVVTFKSKDDSTTLVTHRIEQISKENGELSFITKGDANDVIDLEPVKPENIIARVQYDIPYLGYMTEFIKTKQGMLLVVIIPAIALLLIEIFKLIGYASELDKQKKAQNHEIKF, from the coding sequence ATGCTAAAGAAGATAACAAGTATATTATTTAACTCTATATTTATAATAGTAACAGTAGTATCTTTAGTTTTCGTATATACTATGCTTCAAAATGCAGGTCGTATACCAGATATTATGGGATACAGACTCTATGTAGTTCAAAGCGGTAGTATGGAGCCAGATATTCAAACAGGAAGTTTGGTAATTAGTAAAAGAGTATCCCCTAAGGACCTTGTTATAGGTGATGTAGTGACATTTAAATCAAAAGATGATTCTACTACACTTGTAACACATAGAATAGAGCAAATATCTAAAGAAAACGGAGAGCTTAGCTTTATAACTAAGGGAGATGCAAATGATGTAATCGACTTAGAACCAGTTAAGCCAGAAAATATCATAGCAAGAGTACAGTATGATATTCCATATCTTGGATATATGACTGAGTTTATAAAGACTAAACAAGGTATGCTTTTAGTAGTGATAATACCCGCGATAGCACTACTTCTCATAGAAATATTTAAACTGATAGGTTATGCAAGTGAGCTGGATAAGCAGAAAAAAGCTCAAAATCATGAAATTAAGTTTTAA
- a CDS encoding VWA domain-containing protein, with product MKKIKLWQIIILIFALTFVNIHPALIYASQLEVESQDVSSDSVEGEVDIQSEDAPQVEASDEEQNIEPQEGEGEQNLEEQEPPGEPQAEEDLDSPDGDIENPDGEEVIEDEETPQGPVDGELPPTEEEPVDGELPPVEEPVEEPVDPNVPPIEEPVDPNAPPVDPNTPPVDPNAPPVDPVVDPTVPVIGGGGVIIPPITAIPGEEIIVTKTADKDQVNPGETINYTIEVTNNSGGDLTGLTVEDPMINLIETFDLLTGETKVFTGSFEVKQPEPIMVAGEEIMVAPEEPPVITNTVRVYGTGPVGEINKTATAVVNGDATLLPEIIELAEASQETGDIFVDISKYQELPMLRSFGLSVVNPYENDFLSIDKTAKTLDLEERLYQIDFQITGTPPDKPIDVFLVIDTSGSMGYRIPGDSHTPLYYAKDAAIEFAKKIIDEVPGSRVGVIEFYGPQYASGYGDSDDARVVTELTNNKTTLTNNINSLVAGGGTNTQAGYNLANTKISQIESSRDSVKAVVFLTDGVSTASNGNLYGPGDPINHNVHTIAGYTAGQSLYSTLGGNLFNIGLFGVYEDETEVLAIARDTMNLAVNYDSEKYYETMSAANLNPVYQTIATKLQYAATNAGVVDFMSIPVNDHFEVITSSITASKGTAVYNPSTKKIDWTIGDIREETVTMSYQIKVIDDMWPTAAWPSNWSSLDTVGPFGYTNEPNAGLNPVYTNASATLSYKDPNNINSTMDFPMPKVPVPPVLRLNIIKAINGTGLPKEFEINISGNLLNQTSTNFNHFTYGGTHKFWGLKQGLYTATEAYLPYNYKLVGISAPVNITYSNPEDSITVTNEPKKTGWFYDDDEEKNYFHVGGVIIADMNFDSKKIEIAKA from the coding sequence GTGAAGAAAATAAAATTGTGGCAAATCATTATCTTAATTTTTGCTCTTACTTTTGTAAATATCCATCCAGCTCTTATTTATGCCTCTCAGTTAGAAGTAGAGTCTCAGGATGTTTCATCTGATTCAGTGGAAGGTGAAGTAGATATACAAAGCGAAGATGCCCCGCAAGTAGAAGCATCGGACGAGGAGCAAAACATTGAACCTCAAGAAGGAGAAGGTGAGCAAAATTTAGAAGAACAAGAGCCACCAGGAGAACCGCAAGCTGAAGAAGATTTAGACAGTCCTGATGGTGATATCGAAAATCCAGATGGGGAAGAAGTAATTGAAGATGAAGAAACACCTCAAGGACCAGTAGATGGAGAGCTCCCACCAACTGAAGAAGAACCTGTAGATGGAGAACTTCCACCAGTAGAGGAACCAGTTGAAGAGCCTGTAGATCCAAATGTACCACCAATAGAAGAGCCGGTTGACCCAAATGCACCGCCAGTAGATCCTAACACACCACCGGTTGATCCAAATGCACCACCAGTAGATCCTGTAGTTGATCCGACAGTTCCAGTTATTGGAGGGGGAGGGGTAATAATACCACCGATAACCGCAATACCTGGTGAGGAAATTATTGTTACGAAAACAGCTGACAAGGATCAAGTAAATCCTGGAGAAACGATTAATTACACTATTGAAGTTACTAATAATTCAGGTGGAGATTTGACAGGACTTACAGTAGAAGACCCTATGATAAATCTTATAGAAACGTTTGATTTATTAACTGGGGAAACAAAAGTTTTCACTGGCAGTTTTGAAGTAAAACAACCTGAACCTATAATGGTAGCAGGAGAAGAAATAATGGTAGCTCCTGAAGAGCCTCCTGTGATTACAAATACTGTAAGAGTATATGGTACAGGACCAGTCGGTGAAATTAACAAAACTGCTACTGCAGTAGTCAACGGAGATGCAACTTTATTGCCAGAAATTATTGAGTTAGCTGAAGCATCACAAGAAACTGGAGATATTTTTGTAGATATATCTAAATATCAAGAATTACCGATGCTGAGAAGCTTTGGATTATCTGTTGTAAATCCTTATGAGAATGATTTTCTATCAATAGATAAAACAGCTAAAACATTAGATTTAGAAGAAAGATTATATCAGATAGATTTTCAAATTACTGGGACTCCTCCAGATAAACCTATTGATGTATTTCTTGTAATTGATACTTCAGGAAGTATGGGATACAGAATACCAGGGGATTCGCATACACCACTATATTATGCAAAAGATGCAGCAATTGAATTTGCGAAAAAAATAATTGATGAGGTTCCTGGAAGTAGAGTAGGAGTAATAGAATTTTATGGTCCACAATATGCAAGTGGTTATGGAGATTCAGATGATGCAAGAGTTGTAACTGAATTAACTAATAATAAAACTACTTTAACTAATAATATAAACTCTCTTGTTGCGGGGGGAGGGACTAATACTCAAGCAGGATACAACTTGGCTAACACAAAAATATCCCAAATAGAGAGTTCTAGAGATTCCGTAAAAGCGGTTGTATTTTTGACAGATGGAGTTTCAACTGCGAGCAATGGTAATCTTTATGGACCGGGAGATCCAATAAATCATAATGTCCATACTATTGCTGGATATACAGCAGGCCAAAGTCTATATTCAACATTAGGTGGAAATTTATTTAATATAGGATTGTTTGGTGTATATGAAGATGAAACAGAAGTTTTAGCTATAGCAAGAGATACAATGAACTTAGCTGTAAATTATGATAGTGAAAAATATTATGAAACAATGAGCGCAGCCAATTTAAATCCAGTATATCAAACAATTGCTACTAAACTTCAATATGCAGCAACAAATGCTGGGGTAGTAGATTTTATGTCTATACCAGTCAACGACCACTTCGAGGTTATAACAAGTAGTATTACAGCTAGCAAGGGTACGGCTGTATATAATCCTTCAACCAAGAAGATTGACTGGACTATAGGAGATATCAGAGAAGAAACTGTAACTATGAGTTATCAGATTAAAGTGATAGATGATATGTGGCCTACAGCTGCATGGCCATCTAACTGGAGCTCTTTAGATACAGTAGGACCATTTGGATATACTAATGAGCCTAATGCAGGGCTTAACCCAGTATATACAAATGCTTCAGCTACACTTAGTTACAAGGATCCTAATAATATAAATTCAACTATGGATTTCCCTATGCCAAAGGTTCCAGTACCACCAGTACTAAGATTAAATATAATAAAAGCAATAAATGGCACAGGACTTCCTAAAGAATTTGAAATTAATATCTCAGGTAATTTATTGAATCAAACAAGTACTAACTTTAACCACTTCACTTACGGTGGAACTCACAAATTCTGGGGATTAAAGCAAGGTTTGTATACTGCAACTGAAGCCTACTTGCCATATAACTATAAGCTAGTTGGAATTTCAGCTCCAGTTAATATCACCTATTCTAATCCTGAAGATAGCATCACTGTAACAAATGAACCTAAAAAAACTGGTTGGTTCTATGATGATGATGAAGAAAAGAACTATTTCCATGTAGGCGGAGTAATAATAGCTGATATGAATTTTGATTCTAAGAAAATTGAAATAGCAAAAGCATAA
- a CDS encoding AfsR/SARP family transcriptional regulator, producing the protein MDLNNGRLEILTFGSFDILIDGESLLTQFGKSQKALSLLKYFISNRGKKIPVNRIIEANFKLYDYTDYNNALRSQVHRLRKIIKDINSKLECEVMRLDFVAGNYVFNLEKEYILDVEIFEDYVCKFSLNPLELEDNFEKISELKTALKLYRGDYIEGAEFYDWIFPLRTHYKRQYLMLFSQYIGHLAKKARYDEVINECESALSINFFDEVIHEYLLEALFKSNKANQALNHYNYVTSRFYTEMNMKPSEKMKEIYQKVQKRENSEYGTDLFTLERTIRLAEQSDGVFFCDKDFFINLYRLELRKKEREIGKTMVGIVTVSAYDLREISEEESVKIVEDIGPVVDKYMRKYDVITKLNKNQFAFMMFNSSEEMIKRINQRMNFLLNQVKKKHRILFTLSCKPIQATDENYNETAF; encoded by the coding sequence ATGGACCTAAATAATGGTAGATTAGAAATCCTCACCTTCGGTAGCTTTGATATCTTAATAGATGGAGAATCCCTTTTGACTCAGTTTGGAAAAAGTCAAAAAGCACTTTCGCTATTGAAATATTTTATATCTAACAGAGGTAAAAAAATCCCTGTAAACAGAATAATTGAAGCAAATTTTAAACTATACGACTATACAGACTATAACAATGCACTAAGAAGCCAAGTTCACAGACTAAGAAAAATAATAAAGGATATAAATTCGAAGCTTGAATGTGAAGTAATGAGACTTGATTTTGTAGCTGGAAATTACGTATTTAATTTAGAGAAAGAGTATATTTTAGATGTAGAAATATTTGAAGATTACGTTTGTAAATTTTCCCTAAATCCACTGGAATTAGAGGATAATTTTGAGAAAATATCAGAGCTAAAGACAGCACTTAAGCTTTATAGAGGAGATTATATTGAAGGCGCTGAATTTTATGATTGGATATTCCCTCTCAGGACACATTACAAAAGACAGTATCTAATGCTTTTTTCTCAATATATAGGACACCTAGCCAAAAAAGCTAGATATGATGAAGTAATCAATGAATGCGAATCTGCACTTTCTATAAATTTTTTTGATGAAGTAATTCATGAGTATTTGCTCGAGGCCTTATTTAAATCAAATAAAGCTAATCAAGCTCTAAACCACTATAACTATGTTACTTCTAGATTTTATACTGAGATGAATATGAAGCCTTCAGAAAAAATGAAAGAAATCTATCAGAAAGTACAAAAAAGAGAAAACTCAGAGTATGGTACTGATCTTTTTACCTTAGAAAGAACTATACGGCTTGCAGAGCAGTCAGATGGGGTGTTTTTTTGCGATAAAGATTTCTTTATTAACCTTTACAGACTAGAGCTTCGAAAAAAAGAAAGAGAAATAGGTAAAACCATGGTTGGGATAGTAACGGTGTCTGCCTATGACTTAAGAGAAATAAGCGAAGAGGAGTCTGTAAAGATAGTGGAGGATATAGGCCCGGTAGTAGACAAATATATGAGAAAATACGATGTTATAACAAAACTAAATAAAAATCAGTTTGCTTTTATGATGTTTAATAGTAGCGAAGAAATGATAAAAAGAATAAATCAAAGAATGAACTTTTTATTAAATCAAGTCAAGAAAAAGCATAGAATATTATTTACTCTTAGCTGTAAACCAATACAAGCAACTGATGAAAATTACAATGAGACTGCCTTTTAG
- a CDS encoding metallophosphoesterase, which produces MNYEHIWDVIYRLSGRVRVSKSLINRNEEILLHISDTPYSIFSALDSLIMTLKPEYIVHTGDLVDNIKLELYPKSLPRYKLYLKNLMKIMQKPFVKGIYISLGNHDDIEAISEYKKLDNRITVGREPNSIKLGNKTIQYAHYLEALKDTPNSYGLYGHDLSVKDEISENSIYLNGIKTINIIMLKSGTIYKLQYPIGTDDARLKKGRIGF; this is translated from the coding sequence ATGAATTATGAACATATATGGGATGTGATATATAGACTTTCTGGCAGAGTAAGAGTTTCTAAATCACTAATCAATAGAAATGAAGAAATATTGCTTCATATATCAGATACACCATATAGCATATTTTCAGCTCTAGATAGTTTGATTATGACATTAAAACCTGAGTATATAGTGCATACAGGAGATTTAGTGGACAATATAAAACTAGAGCTTTATCCTAAATCTTTACCTAGATATAAATTATATCTAAAGAACCTAATGAAAATAATGCAAAAACCATTTGTCAAGGGAATATATATTTCCCTTGGCAATCATGACGATATAGAAGCTATTTCTGAGTATAAGAAATTAGATAATAGAATAACTGTAGGCAGAGAGCCTAATAGCATTAAATTAGGAAATAAAACAATTCAATATGCTCATTACCTTGAAGCTCTGAAAGACACACCAAATTCATATGGACTTTATGGGCATGACCTCTCAGTAAAAGATGAAATTTCTGAAAATTCTATTTATTTAAACGGTATAAAAACTATTAATATAATCATGCTAAAGTCAGGAACTATATATAAACTCCAGTATCCTATAGGCACTGATGATGCAAGACTAAAAAAAGGTAGAATTGGATTTTAG
- a CDS encoding M18 family aminopeptidase: MEKKAVALDMMKFLDASKTPYHAVKISVEKLKEAGFKRLNLNKKFEVKEGKGYYIEYGTALIAFRVHTKTDGYQIIGSHTDSPAMMIKPKAVIKDNGYVKLNTEIYGGPILNTWMDRPLSLGGRVLLRSGKSMEPTEVLIDFEKPVAIIPNLAIHLNRDVNKGIELNKQKDMLPLVSLSGDFIGEDHLIHKIAEYLSIEKQGILDYELYVYDPQPSSFVGFNDEFISAPRIDNLSMLHASLKALIEAEKGTGIKMVVSFDNEEVGSMSRLGADSTILADALERIDLALGLNKEEHMINIDKSFMISADMAHAVHPNSPEKHDPTNRPKLNAGPVIKLSANKRYTTDGYSSAVFKNLCEEASAPYQTFVNPSDQVGGSTIGPISSSHLSIKSIDIGNPMLSMHSIRELCGSDDQYYLTKIFYKFFTV, encoded by the coding sequence ATGGAAAAAAAAGCAGTAGCACTCGATATGATGAAATTTTTGGATGCATCAAAAACGCCTTATCATGCCGTTAAAATATCTGTAGAAAAATTAAAGGAAGCTGGCTTTAAAAGATTAAACCTAAACAAAAAATTTGAAGTCAAAGAAGGCAAAGGCTACTATATAGAGTATGGAACTGCATTGATTGCTTTTAGAGTTCATACAAAAACAGATGGCTATCAGATAATAGGAAGTCACACCGACTCTCCAGCAATGATGATTAAGCCTAAAGCAGTAATAAAGGACAACGGTTATGTAAAGCTAAACACTGAGATTTACGGTGGACCTATTTTAAATACATGGATGGATAGACCTCTATCTTTAGGAGGAAGAGTGCTGCTTCGCTCTGGAAAATCTATGGAGCCTACAGAGGTACTTATAGATTTTGAAAAGCCTGTAGCAATTATCCCAAATCTAGCTATCCACTTAAATAGAGATGTAAATAAAGGAATTGAGCTTAATAAACAAAAGGACATGCTTCCTCTAGTTTCTCTTAGTGGAGACTTTATAGGTGAGGATCATTTGATTCATAAAATCGCTGAGTACCTGTCTATTGAAAAACAAGGAATCCTGGATTATGAGCTATATGTTTATGATCCTCAACCAAGCTCATTTGTTGGATTTAATGATGAATTTATATCAGCACCTAGAATAGATAACCTTTCTATGCTTCATGCTTCATTAAAAGCTCTAATAGAAGCTGAAAAAGGAACAGGAATTAAGATGGTAGTGAGCTTTGATAATGAAGAAGTAGGAAGCATGAGCAGATTAGGAGCAGATTCAACTATCCTTGCAGATGCTCTAGAGAGAATTGATTTAGCTCTTGGGTTAAATAAGGAAGAGCATATGATAAACATAGATAAATCATTTATGATATCAGCAGATATGGCTCATGCAGTTCACCCGAATTCTCCTGAAAAACATGATCCTACTAATAGACCTAAGCTTAATGCTGGACCTGTTATAAAGCTCAGTGCAAACAAAAGATATACAACAGATGGTTATTCTTCTGCTGTATTTAAAAATCTTTGCGAGGAAGCCTCAGCGCCATACCAGACCTTTGTAAATCCGTCTGACCAAGTAGGAGGATCAACTATAGGACCGATATCTTCTTCACATCTTTCAATTAAATCTATAGATATCGGAAATCCAATGCTTTCTATGCACTCTATAAGAGAATTGTGCGGTTCAGATGATCAATATTACCTAACAAAGATATTCTATAAGTTCTTTACGGTGTAG
- the pcrA gene encoding DNA helicase PcrA — translation MDLTGLNKDQLSAVTRVEGPLLILAGAGSGKTRVITYRIAHMIEDLKISPYSLLAITFTNKAAKEMRERVNSLIGDRAKDMWISTFHSLCVRILRRDIERIGYNRSFVIYDTQDQLSLIKECIKECGLREDSFKPSSVLSAISGAKDKLLNPKAFEARYFNDFRLSKISKVYDLYQRKLKSNNALDFDDLIFKTVELLKTDEFVRDFYQRKFQYVMVDEYQDTNHAQYVLINLLSEMHKNLCVVGDDDQSIYGWRGADIANILDFEKDYKDAFVVKLEQNYRSTEVILDGANSVIKRNLGRKNKKLWTQLKEGEKIKLHKAYDEKDEANFIAREIKKRQEEEDRNLRDFALLYRTNAQSRALEEALIKHSISYKIFGSLKFYDRKEIKDIMAYLRLVQNPLDDLALKRIVNVPKRGIGAKTLEKLEERALVTGESLFGLLHDLSGFDLSTKVKTTLNKFVMMINSFMDMKEILPLTEFVQKVIDNTRYVDELKAEDTDEARGRIENIEEFKSVVMEFMQNSEEKTLEEFLSSVSLVSDLDSIDEEDDFVTLMTLHSAKGLEFPVVFLAGVEEGIFPISRAMLDENQLEEERRLCYVGMTRAKQILYITYANERTLYGRRNHAIASRFISEIDESLFEENAKIEKTKPQSLYDRYKDKYKIGQDDKPKFDGQDDITVGSKIKHPKFGIGMVVAKTGTVYTIAFEGQGIKQIDTTFISLSKL, via the coding sequence ATGGATTTGACGGGCTTAAATAAAGACCAGCTATCAGCGGTTACAAGAGTCGAAGGACCTTTGCTAATTTTAGCTGGTGCGGGCTCAGGTAAGACTAGAGTAATAACGTATAGGATAGCTCATATGATAGAGGATTTAAAAATATCACCTTATTCTTTGCTGGCTATCACATTTACAAATAAAGCCGCAAAAGAGATGAGGGAAAGGGTTAATTCATTAATTGGAGATAGAGCCAAGGATATGTGGATTAGCACTTTTCACTCTCTTTGCGTTAGGATATTAAGAAGAGATATAGAACGAATAGGCTACAATAGATCCTTTGTAATCTATGATACTCAGGATCAGCTAAGCTTAATTAAAGAGTGTATAAAGGAATGCGGCCTAAGAGAGGACAGCTTTAAACCAAGCAGTGTCCTCTCTGCAATTTCTGGGGCTAAAGATAAGCTACTTAACCCAAAGGCATTCGAGGCTAGATATTTTAATGATTTTAGATTATCAAAGATTTCTAAAGTTTATGACTTATATCAAAGAAAACTAAAATCAAATAATGCACTAGATTTTGATGATCTTATTTTTAAAACAGTAGAGCTTTTAAAAACTGATGAGTTTGTGAGAGATTTTTACCAAAGAAAATTTCAATATGTCATGGTCGATGAGTATCAGGATACCAATCATGCTCAGTATGTGCTTATAAACCTTCTAAGTGAGATGCATAAAAATCTATGCGTAGTAGGAGACGATGACCAGTCTATTTACGGATGGAGAGGCGCAGACATAGCAAACATTCTAGATTTTGAAAAGGATTATAAGGATGCTTTTGTAGTCAAGCTAGAGCAAAATTATCGTTCTACTGAAGTGATTTTAGATGGAGCAAACAGCGTAATAAAAAGAAATCTAGGAAGAAAAAACAAAAAACTTTGGACTCAGCTGAAGGAAGGCGAAAAAATCAAGCTTCATAAAGCCTATGATGAAAAAGATGAAGCTAATTTTATAGCTAGAGAAATTAAAAAAAGACAAGAGGAAGAAGATAGAAATCTAAGAGATTTTGCTCTTTTATATAGAACAAATGCTCAGTCAAGAGCACTTGAAGAGGCTCTTATTAAGCATTCGATTTCATATAAGATATTTGGCTCGCTGAAGTTCTACGATAGAAAAGAAATCAAAGACATAATGGCATATCTTAGATTGGTTCAAAACCCTCTAGATGATTTGGCTTTAAAACGAATAGTAAACGTGCCAAAACGTGGTATAGGAGCTAAGACTCTAGAAAAACTAGAAGAAAGAGCATTAGTCACTGGGGAGAGCTTGTTTGGATTACTTCATGATTTGTCTGGCTTTGATTTATCCACTAAGGTAAAAACTACCTTAAATAAGTTTGTAATGATGATTAATTCATTTATGGATATGAAAGAGATTTTGCCGCTTACTGAGTTTGTTCAAAAAGTCATAGACAACACAAGATATGTGGATGAGCTAAAGGCAGAAGATACAGATGAAGCAAGAGGAAGGATTGAAAATATAGAAGAGTTTAAGTCTGTTGTAATGGAGTTTATGCAAAATTCAGAGGAAAAAACTTTGGAAGAGTTTTTATCTTCAGTGTCTTTAGTGTCTGATTTAGACAGTATAGATGAAGAGGATGATTTTGTAACCTTGATGACCCTTCACAGTGCAAAAGGCTTGGAATTTCCAGTGGTATTTTTAGCTGGAGTAGAGGAAGGAATTTTCCCTATATCTAGAGCTATGCTAGATGAAAATCAATTGGAAGAAGAGAGAAGACTTTGCTATGTGGGTATGACGAGGGCAAAACAAATTTTATATATTACCTATGCAAATGAGAGAACTCTATATGGAAGGCGAAATCATGCTATTGCCTCTAGATTCATATCTGAAATAGATGAAAGTCTTTTTGAAGAGAATGCTAAAATAGAAAAGACGAAACCTCAGAGTTTATATGACAGGTATAAGGATAAATATAAGATAGGACAAGATGATAAACCTAAATTTGATGGTCAGGATGATATTACTGTAGGCTCAAAAATCAAGCATCCTAAATTTGGCATAGGTATGGTAGTTGCAAAAACAGGCACTGTCTACACGATAGCATTTGAAGGACAGGGCATAAAGCAAATTGACACTACGTTTATCAGTCTAAGCAAGCTATAG
- a CDS encoding nitroreductase family protein, with amino-acid sequence MNYSNIMEEIKSTRDYKETVVKGELLKEIISAGDTALENHGLDIVLFEDGEQTKQKLEGKAGYFGKFIGAPHYIAVLSDDGRKSKEDAAYIMEMMRFKAHKEGLGSCWITIPNTDEIKADLGIDAARSLCGFLAIGYRYAGIFKKDIQEKAFRQGAIEITYMDEWGNTPEWEDLEARGLDQVFYLTRFAPSWGNKQPWKFLILKKHVILAVEKDSSADTDLDTGIIKFYFEKACVDKGLSLQTAEASGEFNIPESYEIRAVYNI; translated from the coding sequence ATGAATTATTCAAACATCATGGAAGAAATCAAATCGACAAGAGATTATAAAGAAACTGTAGTAAAGGGCGAGCTTTTAAAAGAAATAATATCTGCTGGAGATACTGCACTAGAAAATCACGGACTAGACATAGTATTATTTGAAGATGGAGAACAAACAAAGCAAAAATTAGAAGGTAAAGCTGGATACTTCGGTAAATTCATAGGTGCACCTCACTATATTGCTGTTCTAAGCGATGACGGAAGAAAATCTAAAGAAGATGCAGCTTATATTATGGAGATGATGAGATTCAAGGCTCATAAGGAAGGTCTTGGAAGCTGCTGGATAACTATTCCTAATACAGATGAGATTAAAGCTGATTTAGGTATAGATGCAGCACGTTCACTTTGCGGATTTTTAGCTATAGGCTACCGTTATGCAGGTATCTTCAAAAAAGATATTCAAGAAAAAGCATTTAGACAAGGAGCAATAGAAATAACATATATGGATGAGTGGGGCAATACTCCTGAATGGGAAGATTTAGAAGCAAGAGGCTTAGATCAAGTCTTTTATTTAACTAGATTTGCTCCATCATGGGGAAATAAACAGCCATGGAAGTTCTTAATTCTAAAAAAACATGTTATTCTTGCGGTTGAGAAGGATTCAAGCGCAGATACAGATTTGGATACAGGAATTATTAAATTCTATTTTGAAAAAGCTTGTGTAGACAAGGGATTATCACTTCAGACTGCTGAAGCAAGTGGAGAGTTTAATATTCCAGAGAGCTATGAAATTAGAGCGGTATATAATATATAA
- a CDS encoding patatin-like phospholipase family protein: MKDIGLVLEGGGMRGIYTAGVLDFFMDKNFYLPYVIGVSAGACQGVSYVSRQRGRGKNAILNHIENPRYISKRNLVFKRSIMDMDFLFDEIPNKYELFDYDTFFENEQKCILVGTSCKTGQALYFDAKKDKSKQFVLDTCRASSSLPFVTPIVDVRGEPVLDGGIADSIPIKKAIADGNKKNIIVLTRGREYRKKPSNTAFISKKVYKNFPKLQETISSRYRVYNETLDYIESLEEQGEVFVIRPRRKVEIDRMERNKSKLADFYKTGYEDAHDIWADLSDWMSKIK; the protein is encoded by the coding sequence ATGAAAGACATAGGTTTAGTATTGGAAGGCGGAGGCATGAGAGGAATATATACCGCTGGAGTATTGGACTTTTTTATGGATAAGAATTTTTATCTTCCATATGTGATAGGAGTATCAGCTGGAGCTTGCCAAGGAGTATCTTACGTATCTAGGCAAAGAGGCAGAGGGAAAAATGCAATTCTAAACCATATAGAGAATCCCAGATATATAAGTAAGAGAAATCTTGTGTTTAAGCGTTCTATTATGGATATGGATTTTTTATTTGATGAAATTCCAAATAAATATGAGCTTTTTGATTATGATACTTTTTTTGAAAATGAGCAAAAATGTATTTTGGTAGGAACTAGCTGTAAGACTGGACAAGCTCTCTACTTTGATGCAAAGAAGGATAAAAGCAAGCAGTTTGTTTTAGATACCTGCAGAGCCTCAAGTAGTCTTCCGTTTGTAACCCCAATAGTAGATGTTCGGGGAGAGCCAGTGCTAGATGGAGGCATAGCAGACTCTATACCTATAAAAAAGGCTATTGCTGATGGCAATAAAAAAAATATTATTGTACTTACCAGAGGTAGGGAATATAGAAAAAAACCATCAAATACTGCTTTCATTTCAAAAAAAGTGTATAAAAATTTCCCAAAGCTACAAGAAACTATTTCAAGTAGATATAGGGTTTATAATGAAACCTTGGACTATATTGAAAGCTTAGAAGAGCAGGGCGAGGTATTTGTTATTAGACCTAGAAGAAAAGTGGAAATAGACAGGATGGAGAGAAATAAATCGAAGCTTGCTGATTTTTATAAAACTGGATATGAAGATGCACATGATATCTGGGCAGATTTGAGTGATTGGATGAGTAAAATTAAGTAA